From Agromyces sp. SYSU T00194, a single genomic window includes:
- the rnpA gene encoding ribonuclease P protein component: protein MLASAHRITSADDYRFVVRRGAKSVGAHTVSYVRRTPADAQPRFGFIVSKKVGTAVRRNLVRRRLKAASRELVDSGVRGMDVVIRALPSAADADWPALRGDVAAAVQSAGRR, encoded by the coding sequence GTGCTCGCTTCCGCGCATCGCATCACGAGCGCCGATGACTATCGGTTCGTGGTGCGTCGCGGTGCGAAGTCCGTCGGTGCGCACACCGTGAGCTACGTGCGTCGCACACCGGCTGACGCCCAGCCGCGCTTCGGATTCATCGTGTCGAAGAAGGTCGGCACCGCCGTACGGCGGAACCTGGTCCGGCGCCGCCTCAAGGCGGCCAGCCGCGAACTCGTGGACTCGGGGGTACGAGGAATGGATGTCGTGATCCGCGCCCTTCCCTCCGCCGCCGATGCCGACTGGCCGGCACTGCGTGGCGACGTCGCCGCTGCCGTGCAATCGGCCGGGAGGCGATGA
- the rpmH gene encoding 50S ribosomal protein L34 has protein sequence MSKRTFQPNNRRRAKVHGFRLRMRTRAGRSIISARRRKGRTELSA, from the coding sequence ATGAGCAAGCGTACGTTCCAGCCCAACAACCGCCGCCGCGCCAAGGTGCACGGCTTCCGCCTGCGCATGCGCACCCGCGCGGGCCGTTCGATCATCTCGGCCCGTCGCCGCAAGGGTCGCACCGAACTGTCCGCGTAA
- the dnaA gene encoding chromosomal replication initiator protein DnaA: MLQGFLNLVEPKGIAAGTFYLEVPNDFTASMLNQRMRVSLLTAMGAIETPSPVTSFYVVVNPELEQDTPITPQPVLAGAHRVPVDGHQAVVGQSGSDGNVVELPAAPQSVFDTTSERPRDARLNPKYSFDNFVIGQSNRFAHAAAVAVAEAPAKAYNPLFVYGESGLGKTHLLHAIGHYALSLYPGIRVRYVSSEEFTNDFINSIANNRGSLFQQRYRNIDILLIDDIQFLQGKAETQEAFFHTFNTLHDHNKQVVITSDVPPKHLTGFEDRMRSRFEWGLITDVQAPDLETRIAILRKKAQSERLQVPDEILEYMASKVSSNIRELEGTLIRVTAFASLNRTPVDLPLVQTVLKDLITDDEDNVIAPVDIITNTADYFKLTVDDLYGSSRSQAVATARQIAMYLCRELTNLSLPKIGQLFGNRDHTTVMYANKKISELMKERRSIYNQVTELTARIKQNSRYR, translated from the coding sequence ATGCTGCAGGGCTTCCTGAACCTGGTCGAGCCGAAGGGCATCGCCGCGGGCACGTTCTACCTCGAGGTGCCCAACGACTTCACCGCGAGCATGCTCAACCAGAGGATGCGGGTCTCCCTCCTCACCGCCATGGGCGCGATCGAGACGCCGTCGCCCGTCACGTCCTTCTACGTGGTGGTGAACCCCGAGCTCGAGCAGGACACGCCCATCACGCCGCAGCCCGTGTTGGCCGGCGCGCATCGCGTGCCCGTCGACGGCCACCAGGCCGTCGTCGGGCAGTCCGGCTCCGACGGCAACGTCGTCGAGCTCCCCGCCGCACCGCAGTCGGTCTTCGACACGACCAGCGAACGCCCTCGCGACGCGCGCCTCAACCCGAAGTACAGCTTCGACAACTTCGTCATCGGACAGTCGAACCGATTCGCGCACGCGGCAGCGGTCGCGGTCGCCGAGGCGCCGGCGAAGGCGTACAACCCGCTGTTCGTGTACGGCGAGTCCGGCCTGGGCAAGACCCACCTCCTCCATGCCATCGGGCACTACGCGCTCAGCCTGTACCCGGGTATCCGCGTGCGCTACGTCTCGAGCGAGGAGTTCACGAACGACTTCATCAACTCGATCGCGAACAACCGCGGGTCGTTGTTCCAGCAGCGCTACCGCAACATCGACATCCTCCTGATCGACGACATCCAGTTCCTGCAGGGCAAGGCGGAGACGCAGGAGGCGTTCTTCCACACGTTCAACACGCTCCACGACCACAACAAGCAGGTCGTGATCACGAGCGACGTCCCGCCGAAGCACCTCACCGGCTTCGAGGACCGCATGCGGAGCCGCTTCGAATGGGGCCTCATCACCGACGTGCAGGCGCCCGACCTCGAGACCCGCATCGCCATCCTGCGCAAGAAGGCCCAGTCCGAGCGTCTGCAGGTCCCCGACGAGATCCTCGAGTACATGGCGTCCAAGGTGTCGAGCAACATCCGCGAGCTCGAGGGCACGCTCATCCGCGTGACGGCCTTCGCGAGCCTCAACCGCACGCCCGTGGACCTGCCGCTCGTGCAGACCGTGCTGAAGGACCTCATCACCGACGACGAGGACAACGTCATCGCGCCGGTCGACATCATCACGAACACCGCGGACTACTTCAAGCTCACCGTCGACGACCTCTACGGGTCGAGCCGCTCGCAGGCGGTCGCGACGGCCCGCCAGATCGCGATGTACCTCTGCCGCGAACTCACCAACCTCTCGTTGCCCAAGATCGGGCAGCTCTTCGGCAACCGCGACCACACGACGGTCATGTACGCCAACAAGAAGATCAGCGAGCTCATGAAGGAGCGTCGTTCGATCTACAACCAGGTGACCGAGCTCACCGCGCGCATCAAGCAGAACAGCCGCTACCGCTGA
- the dnaN gene encoding DNA polymerase III subunit beta — protein sequence MKFQVNRDVFSEAVSFAVKLLPQRTTLPILSGVLIEAGEDGLVLSSFDYEVSSKTEIAADVEEAGTVLVSGRLLAEIASRLPNAPVRFVTDEGRITVSCGSASFTLLSMPVEEYPSIPEVGEQSGLVPAEEFAAAVAQVAVAASRDDVTPVITGVQLEVAETSLGLVATDRYRVAVRQVEWDGGSVASGGDTLTALVPARTLQEVGKTFGHSGNISVSITSRDDRELIAFTADKKTVTSLLIKGNFPPVRRLFPDDVQNYAVMNTADLIEATRRVALVLEREAALRYTFGEDGLTLEAIGSEQAQASETIDAVLTGDPTVVSLKPQFLLDGLGAVHSEFVRIAFTKTDNPNKPGPVLITSQTSREQAGSDSYRYLLQPNLLLR from the coding sequence GTGAAGTTCCAGGTCAACAGAGACGTCTTCAGCGAGGCCGTCTCGTTCGCCGTGAAGCTGTTGCCGCAGCGCACGACGCTCCCCATCCTCAGCGGCGTGCTCATCGAGGCCGGCGAGGACGGGCTCGTGCTCTCCTCGTTCGACTACGAGGTCTCGTCCAAGACGGAGATCGCCGCCGACGTCGAGGAGGCCGGCACGGTCTTGGTCTCCGGACGACTGCTCGCCGAGATCGCCAGCCGCCTGCCCAACGCACCCGTGCGCTTCGTCACCGATGAGGGGCGCATCACCGTCAGCTGCGGCTCCGCCAGCTTCACGCTGCTGTCGATGCCGGTCGAGGAGTACCCCAGCATCCCCGAGGTCGGCGAGCAGTCCGGCCTCGTTCCCGCCGAGGAGTTCGCCGCGGCGGTCGCCCAAGTCGCCGTCGCCGCGTCGCGCGACGACGTCACCCCCGTCATCACCGGCGTGCAGCTCGAGGTCGCCGAGACCAGCCTCGGCCTCGTCGCCACCGACCGCTACCGCGTGGCCGTCCGCCAGGTGGAGTGGGACGGAGGTTCGGTCGCCAGCGGCGGAGACACGCTCACCGCCCTGGTCCCCGCGCGCACCCTGCAGGAGGTCGGCAAGACCTTCGGGCACTCGGGCAACATCTCCGTGTCCATCACCAGCCGCGACGACCGCGAGCTCATCGCCTTCACGGCCGACAAGAAGACCGTGACGTCCCTGCTGATCAAGGGCAACTTCCCTCCCGTCCGTCGCCTGTTCCCCGACGACGTCCAGAACTACGCGGTCATGAACACCGCCGACCTCATCGAGGCCACCCGCCGCGTGGCGCTCGTGCTCGAGCGGGAGGCCGCGCTGCGGTACACGTTCGGCGAGGACGGACTCACCCTCGAGGCGATCGGCAGCGAGCAGGCGCAGGCATCGGAGACGATCGACGCGGTGCTGACGGGCGACCCGACGGTCGTCTCGCTCAAGCCCCAGTTCCTCCTCGACGGACTGGGCGCGGTGCACTCGGAGTTCGTGCGCATCGCGTTCACCAAGACCGACAACCCGAACAAGCCCGGGCCCGTGCTCATCACGAGCCAGACGTCCCGTGAACAGGCGGGCTCCGACAGCTACCGCTACCTCCTGCAGCCGAACCTGCTGCTGCGCTGA